In Oryza sativa Japonica Group chromosome 2, ASM3414082v1, the following are encoded in one genomic region:
- the LOC4329446 gene encoding uncharacterized protein, with the protein MADWAPVVVGVVLFVLLSPGLLVELPGTHRHVDFGSFRTNGKAIFVHTLIFFAAFAILTLALHLHIYTG; encoded by the coding sequence atggcggactgggcgccggtggtggtgggggtggtgcTGTTCGTGCTGCTCTCGCCGGGGCTGCTGGTGGAGCTCCCCGGCACGCACCGCCACGTCGACTTCGGCAGCTTCCGCACCAACGGCAAGGCCATCTTCGTCCACACCCTCATCTTCTTCGCCGCCTTCGCCATCCTCACCCTCGCCCTCCACCTCCACATCTACACCGGCTAG